The window TGGCGGTTTGTCATTCCCACCGGATCTTATAAGCTTTTCCAAGACCTTGGCGGGTTTTTCAAATATATTATATGGTTTGTGGTTGCTAAATAAACCTTAATAAAATGTTTGCTAAATTAATATAACTTATAGGGGATTTAATAAAGAAGTTAATAAGAATGAATGGTTAAACTTTAAAGAGATCAAATCCCAAACTTGTTTACGGATGCTTCTTCTTTTTGGCGGTTTGCCATTCCCATCGAATCTCGAAAGCTTTTCCAAGACCTTGGCGgtcattttcaaaaatatattataatttgcGGTTGCTCAGTAAACTTTAGATAATGAACGTTCATTCAGACTTGATTTTAACGAAATAAATATAACTTTTAATGGATTTAATacataaatcaataaaaataggatttatttaataagaaTGAATATCTATTTTGTTTCAACCTAGTCAGAAATCTCATTTGGCTGATAAGGTCTTTTGAAACGAAAATCTCTCAATAGCAAGATAAACGCTCTGTTtcataataatataaacaaaGATAAAAATTATGACAAATAAACGAAAGCGGCAAGGGGACTAGGTCGAgtttaaaacatttatttacgCATGTTTGAGAGAGCACAAGGGCGATTCTTTtcagtaaaaaatataaagatttcaattttataaaatattaagaaaaaaataataatttctttaaaGACTTTCCCACAGTTAAGTTTATTACTCAGGCGTTGATTCaacttattattttataaagataAGAATGTATCTTATTACAATTTAAAACAGAAGGTCCCAGTTAACAggtcgtatgagtaattttaTCTTTCCTTCAAAAACAATGTTCAAAAAATGTCTTTtatctttttatattatattttattttattgtttatgaAACATATAGAGTCTATATTGTAAAGCACCACCCTAATGTGCAAATAAGGCAACCCAATTtgctgaaaaataaaaataagcggTCGGAGCCGCTTCAGAAACTGCCCGGCAGATCTTTTTTTGCTCCACTCGATCAGTAGCCGTCGGCGGAGACAGTCCTCCAATTTTCAGTAGCCGTTCGTATCCGGTAGTTACCCGATTCCGTCTCACCGACTCCGGCACGCGCTAACGGCCTTTCATTCGTTTTCGCAACCGTTGGCGGGGCATGTGATAGTCCCAAAGCCCTTATGCTAGTGGAAAAAACGCTCAACTAACtaagaaattaattaataattaaatctaattaataaataaattaattatttaacaaTGAGTGATCAGACGAAGAAGATCGCACCACTGCCCCCAACCTTGGAGGACTTTAAGGCTCCTGTCCTGCCGGACAACAAAATAGTGCTCTTCTTCCATCCGTACAACTTTTATTCGCAAAAAGTTAGTAGCCCAATGTCGACGCTAATCATGTGATCttcgaaaaaattatttgcccCGACCAGATCCATCAGCTAGTGCCGCGAAATTACAAAACAAATCATCGTCAGTCAGAATCGTCATCATTTCATTATCGTTGTAATGATGGGATGCCCTACTCCGTCCGTAGCTCCCCCGTCCGAATCGGGTGCAATGGAGCATGGCGGAGCGGAGTGGTGGCATGTCGCAGGGGAGCCCTGTGGACGTTAAGTCTGGGCTTATGACAGCATAGGATTGATTTATATATTGTTTACCTTGCTACCGCAGGTGCTAATTAAATGGATTGACTGAAGAACACAAAACTACATAAATACGAAAATAAACAGAAGCAGTAGCGAATCGATATAGTTTTCCGGAAAATTATAGAATTTAtttggaaataaaatatagaaactaCTAAGACTAGAAACTTACAGCtaatcatttaaaaataataatatttcttGGGGTTTTCAGCTCATAATAGTTTCAACAAGgaaatatttgcatattttaatcttttaatttttaaagggATGAATAATTACAGATGATTAATATTTATGactgaaataaaaaacaaattaacaaagaataagcaacaaaaattgaaataaaagtcTTAGAAGATTGTGTATTATCATTTTACATCTTTTTAAACGTTAGAAAACCTTTTGAAATATcccaaataattttaaaaacccTTCACCAAATCCACAACCAGATTCTCCTCATTCTTTACGAAAAGAAAATCGACTTTTTCCCCTACGTGCTGGACCTTTACAATGGCGAGCAGTATTCCAGCTGGTTCTTGAATCTGAACCCCAAGGGAGATGTGCCCGTAATCCAGGATGGAGCCTTTGTTATCCCCAATTCGGCGCACATCGTCAACTATTTGGAGAGCAAATTCCGAGGAGGTAACCGACAGGCACATCTTTCCTAATGTTTCAACTATACATAAGGTGTATCCTTGCAGAGAAGTATCCATCGTTGAAACCTCCGCACAACTCTAGGGAATACGACGACGTGATGCTGTACGAACACGCTGTGAGTCGCCTGCCAGTAGGTGCCCTTAGCCTGGGTTCCTTCATTCATGACGACCTGAAACTGACGCCCAAGGCTCCTTTCATAGGACCCATAAGACAGTCCTGCCTGAGTGAGTTTTCCGCAAATCTTGATAACTAATCCCCACTAAGCCATCCTTAATCTCACAGAGAACAACGAGAAGGTGATCGAACTACTCCGCCAGTCATTGGAAGAAGCAGCCAACAAAACTGCTCTACGCCAAAAGCTGGACATTCAAATCCGTCGACGGGATCTGGTCACAGATCGGACCGAGTTCCAGCGCGTCTTAGATGCTGTAAGAAAATTTTTGCTCTACGTGGAGCAGGAACTCTCCGCCCAGGCCCCAAAAACCGAGTGGCTGCTGGGCGATGATATAACCCTGGCGGACATCACTTTGGGACTACTGCTGCATCGGCTGTACCAGTTGGGATTCGAGAACTACTACTGGACCTTCGGTAAACTGCCTGGAGTCGAGGCGTACTTCCTGCGATTCCGTCAACGCGAATCCTACCACCGTTTGCAGCCAAGCAACTATGCCATTCTGCGCGAGATGTGGGTACGAACGCCAGGCAACTACAAATTAGGAGCGGGAGCCGGCTTCCTGGGTATGGCCATGTTCGCCGCCTTCGCACACAAGTAGCGGAGGATGAGGcaccattttttttgttaacaaaTCCTTTTACTATTAAAGTTGGGCACATATAAACACACGAACATATGAACGCTTAAAGCTACGCGCTGCTGATGAAGGATGCTGGGATGCTGGGGTGAAAGGATggtaaaaaagaaaaggagcGTAAGGAGCAGGACGCGAACCAGTGCCAGCCTCGAGCTGCTTAGAATATCATTATAGTTTCCTCATTACATCGTCGCtgaatatacaaaaatttgGTATAAATTCCATTCCAATCCGTCACCTAATTGTCAATTCCTGCTATGCTTTTTGTCATTTGATCTCCTGCCTCTCAGAAGGATCAACTGTCCagtggctgttgctgctggtcgCGTTCTCTTTTCTGTTGCTCTAGCAGATTGGCGGCCGCACTGGCAACCTTTGCACTGGTGAACAATGGCATTCCCATAAAGGTGGGAATCTGCTGATCTCTAGGTACTCCCGCCGTGGCCGCCTTGCCATTAAGATTGGCCCGGGACGTGCTGGGTCCTCCGCTGGCGGCAGCTCCAGTCGATAAATGCGAGGGTCGCTTGAACGGAAAGCTAGGCATCTCCCGCTGGTAGCTAAAACTTCCGTTTCCAGGAGCCTCTGGCAACAGGCCCGGCGTGGGATACCAGAAGCGATAGGTAAAGTACCAGGTAAGGATCGCAATGATGCCGCTGATCACCTTCTCAATCATGCGGTGGTAATACAGCATCGTGCCAACCAGCATGATGTCCCACAGCAACTGAAGCGCCGCCATGCCAATGAACAGGGTGCGGATGATGGGCGTTAGCCGCTTGTAGAGGAACTGCAGGCTCCGCATTTGCTCTTCGTTTAGGCCTCGCAAGGGATTGGAGCCAGAGTTCTCGGCGGAGCTGCGGTTGTGCACTTCGTTACGGATGTGTTCCTTGATCGTCTCCCAGCGGATGATAGGGCGCGCCTCCTCGATGAGCACCAAGCTGGAGTGGATCAATATGAAGGCATGCCCGGAAATATCGAATCCATGCCACAGGTGACCCGCTTTCAAGCAACTGGACTTGCTCTGGAAGCCTAAAAAAGATAAATTTGTTATGGAACTTTTCTTTATAGAAAGGGTAATGGATTTCCCACAAATCACTCACCTTTTACAGTACAGCGTCCGTACGAAGTTTCCACAATATTGAAGAGCTTCGTCCAGAAGAACCAGAAGAAGGTTGCGATCACGATACGCGGGAAGTGGTGCCTCAGCATTTTCTTGTGGTCCCCGCATGTAATCGTGTAGGCGGAAAGCACCAGGAACGGCACGGCAAAGAGAAGTGTCCAACCCCAGCCGACCTTAACAAAGTACATGTTGAAGAGGTTGTCCGATCTGGCAAAGTAGGTCTTCGGAAAGGGGACAAAGTCCCCAATGACCGAGATCACAAATAGACTGCCCAAGTAGAGGGCCACCTTCAGGTCTGTATTGAAGAATATCGTTTTCTTGCACAGATGTATCACGCCCATAACCAGGATCTCCCGGATGCTAGTGGGGGCTGCCGTAGGTCTCGTTCCACGAGCCTCCGCCCTGGTGATGTCAGGTCCTCCAGGTCTGAAGTTCATATTTGAGCCCGAACTGGGTCCGGAGCTGTTATTCCCGCCCAGATTCGGTCGCAAAGGTCGACGTTTCGTGGCCATCGCAAATCTAGATCTGGCCAAGGGAGATTAACGTCAACTGCGTTGTTTTTGCCGTTTTTGGTTATGCTGTTGGCCGAAAGTGAAAGCGGAATATATTTTACGTGTCAAAGTTCAAAGCCCATGAACCGTGCCTTACCGAAGTTGCAACTGTCCGGAAATGTGGGCCAAACCCTGGGGGATGCTTATTGATGATTTTATTCCCTTGACAGTCTTTGTTTTTATCCGTTCTTCAGGTCTTTTTATTTACCAGAATTTACGTGTTGCGCCTGTAAAAAATAGAACAGCTGCACGATGTGAACGCGCTTCCAGGTGAATGGCACATTCCAATTAGGAATCGCAAGGTGAATGCCTCGCATCAGCTGTTCTCGCACAGATTCATCTCGAGCGTTTTAATTGCCGGTCGGCTTTGGATCGGGGGATTAATTACTTGGCGGCGGCATGTACAACTCGGCCAAGCAACTGCAGCGCGTACTTACCGCGCGCGAGATCCGGAAGACGTTTCTGGACCACTTCACCGTCAGTCATGGCCACAAATTCGTGCGCTCCAGTCCGGTGGTTCCTTTCTGTGATCCCACTGTGGCTTTCGTCAACGCGGGCATGAATCAGGTGAGCTATCCAAGTAGATTGAGGCTTTGTCATTTTGTTTATTGAATTGTTTCGATTGCAGTTTAAATCGGTGTTCCTGGGCACTGCGGCAGCCCCTCACAAAAGGGTAGTCAACTCCCAGAAATGCGTTCGCGTTGGGGGAAAACACAACGATCTTTCCGTGGTTGGATCGGATGGCTACCATCACACCTTCTTCGAGATGCTGGGAAACTGGTCTTTTGGGGATTACTTCAAGGTTGGTAGTGGCAACACTTCAGAATACATCTCATTatcttatttgtttctttGTCTAGCGAGAAGCCTGCGCCATGGCTCTGGAACTGCTCCGTGGGCCGTACAACATCGATCCAGGACGACTGTATGTTACCTACTTTGCAGGCGACAAAGTTCTTGGCATCCCCGCGGATTCAGAGTGCTTTGAGATCTGGAGGAGTCTTGGGTGCGTTTTATTACATAAGCCCAGGGCGTTACCTATATTACATAAATCACATTTGTAGCTTTCCTGCTTCGCGAATCCTACCCTTTGGCTGCAAGGATAATTTCTGGGAAATGGGAGCCACTGGACCTTGTGGTCCTTGCACCGAAATTCACATAGACCATCGACCAGACCTTGGAAGCGTGGAGCAGCGCGCCAAGCTGGTCAATGCAGGTCGCTCAGATCTCACAGAGTTGTGGAATCTCGTTTTCATTCAATATAATCGGTGGGTATGGAATTCTTGAAGGAAAATCTTTATAATAAGATATACTTTTCATATAGCCACGCTGATGGCAGCATCTCCCAACTACCGGCTCATCATGTGGACACTGGAATGGGCTTTGAGCGTTTGACGGCTGTGCTGCAGAACAAGCACTCCAACTACGATACGGATCTGTTTACCCCGATTTTCGACGGAATTCAGCAGGTCGCTAAGGCTCCAGTTTACGGCGGCAGCTTTCCGGATGGCGCAAATGAAGCCCTGCTGGACACCAACTATAGAATACTGGCTGATCATGCGCGCATGGTCACTGCCTGCTTGGCCGATGGCATGCTTCCAGACCAGAAGTAAGCTTCGGACTCCAATCATAGTAATTTCCCAACTAAGTCTTTAAAATTTTAGTCAGAAACTTCGTCGCGTTCTTCGAAAGGCTCTGAACATCTCAGAACATGTTTTCGCCAAGGAGAATCTGTTAACCCAACTAATTCCCATTGTAGTGGAAACCCTGGGGGAAGCTTACCCCGAGATGTCCGCCAAGCAACAAGCAGTCGTTGATCTCATTCAGCATGAGCAGGAGGTGTACAAGAATCTGCGGGAGAGCTCTTCCAAGGCCTTCGCGGAGGTGCTTACCGAGTTCCCAAACTTGGATGACATTGATTTAATGGAGTGTCCAGGATTCGTGCCCGCCTACAGGGAGTTCCAGGTGCAGCGCTCCAAgttcaacaacaacacaaTACCAGGGGACTTTCTATACAAGCTGACGGACACCTATGGCCTGACGGAAGAGAGCTTCCTGAAGCTGGCGGAGCTGGAGAACATGAACTGTGATTTGGAGCGGTACAGGGCGGAGGTGTCACTGGCCAAGATTAAAGCGAAAAGCATCCAACGAGAGGAAGGAGCATCCCTCTATGATCTAGTTACCGAGCAGCGCATTGCCGAGGCGCAGGCCAAGATGACGAAGCGCCTGACAGCCACCGACAACAGTCACAAATATTCGTACACCTTCGACAAGGAGAGCAGCTCGTACGAAATTCCTCCCCTCAGAACCCGGGTGATGGGACTGCTGCTTAATGATGCAGAAGTGTCTAGGACCCAGGGCAGCCGCCTGCAGGATCCCACCACCGATACCATTTCCCTGGTCACCGCCGCAAGCAATTTTTACTATGAATCCGGTGGCCAGCAATCGGATGGTGGCAAGATCCTAGTCCAAAACACACACCAGCCCGATCAGCCACATCTGCTGGACGTGATCAGCGTGAAAAATCTTAACGATTGTGTTGTGCATGTGTGCCGACTGTCCAGCCCCGTAGATGCCTTCGAGTTGGCCATTGGAGACGATGTGGAACTGGTGGTGGATCCCACGCAGAGGCAACTCAATACGTGCCATCACACAGGTTGGTTTACACAACTATTTGttgcaataataataaatagtaGTATGTTTGTAGCCACGCACCTTCTGAACGCCGCCATCCGTACGCTCTTCGACAAGGTCACCTACCAGGTGTCAAGTTCCGTGACCAGCGATCAGTGCAAGTTGGAGGTGGGATTGCTGGGGAAGCGCATCAAGAAGAGCGATGTGCAGCTCATCGAGGATTTGATTAAGTAAGTCAGCATCACCTAGCTTCTGTTAACGTCTCTCTGAGTCTCTAATCTCCCACAGCCGCGTCATCTGTGCGGCTACTCCTGTCAAGGTTGAAAGACTCTGTGCCGCTGAAGTTCTGCAACAGAACGACATTACAATGGTGCCAGGAGAAGTCTACCCGGAGCAGGGACTGCGTCTGGTTCATGTGCAATCTCCTGAACTGCATCTGAACTCCAAGGAGCTGTGCTGTGGCACTCATGCCACCAATACCAGTGAGCTCTCATGCTTCTGTATTGTGAACCTCAAGCAGACGAACCGGGCGCGTTTCTCCTTCACCGCAGTGGCTGGCCAGGCGGCGGAGAACGTAAGTTAGGATTGCCTGAAACCATTACCTTAAACTACTACTGATCCCTCCGATATGTAGGTACTGAAAACGGCTGCCCTGCTGCGCCATCGTGTGGATCTCCTTGAGAAGCAGTTCCAGACGGACAAGATAACAAATGCCACGGAGGCGGAGCTGCAAACCATTCGCCACAACATGCTGCACACCGACATCAAATTGCCATATGCCTTCAAAATGGACACTCTGGAACGCATTAGCGAGATGCTCAAGAGGATCAAGGAATCATCACGCACAACCTTGAAGTGAGTGTTAGATACTCTCCTGTTTTTCCCTTTTAATACAGAGATCTTTCAGAGAATTTGTCGAAGTGGAAATGCGGAATCTGCTGCAAGAGAAGCCACATGAGACACACCCATTCATTCTGCACTACATCACCAGTTCGGCTCTTGTAGAGGAGATCCCCCTGCAACGGGCCACCAAACTGTGCCAAGATCGACCCATCCTGGTGATCAGCATGTGCGACAGCGTGGTCAAGGCGCGCTGTTGCGTCCCGCCCAACTGTGCTACGGATAAGTTCAATGCTTCCGCCTGGCTGCAGTCCTTCGCAGACACTTTCGGAGGGCAAGTGGCTGCTCCCAAGGGCCAGGATCCTCAGGTCGTGTGCAACATGAAGGGGCGCCGGGTCAACAACCAGTTCGAAGAGCAGTTGGAACAGGCAATGGCCAGGGCGCACTCCTTCGCCCAGCTTCATCTTTAGGTTAAGATAGTTGTGATCACCCTCCAAAATGTGTAGGCTGAGAGCTTGCCATACAAATGTTTTCTATTGTGAAGAGCGAATAAATCGcgaaatattaattttaagttcATTGTTCAATCACTGATGACCACCACGTCATCTTCATCTTTATTTTCCCCTTCTTCCTCCCGGTCTTGTGGCAACAAACTGTCGTTCATCAACTGCTCGAATGCATCAGCGTTTTCAGAGCTTTGATTGAAAAAGTAGCTCATGTTCGGCAAAGGCTTGACTGGCGAGGGAACCCTTCCGCTGAGCCGGTGCTGCTGCTTGAAACGTTCCACTGGTGTCCTAACCGCCTGGGGTGGATACGGAATCTTTTGAAACTCTCCCTTGACCAAGAGGTCGAAGCTATCCTCCATCGAGAACCGCTTGCTTTTCGGAAGTTCCTCCATTTGCGACAAGTCCCTCTTCTTTTCCTTGTCTGAGAGCTCCTCCTCGTGCTTCAAACTCAACTGCGCCAGCCGCAAGCTCAAGTCGTCGGCCATGGGTTCGTAGTGCAACTGATGTCCCTCGTGCCTTGTGAGCACTGGCCTTGCATTGGGATTGGAAATTATGCCATTTACTATATCGGACATGTCGAACTCGCCCGCATCGCAGTCGCTTTCGAGGTCGGAGGGCAGAAACTTGGTTATGGGAGTCGAACACTGCTGGCGTTGCGGCGCAGAACTCTTGACAGGAGTATCACATTTTTCTCGACTTAGGAACTGCTGTAGAAGAGGTTGATTCTGGTCCGCTGGAGCCTTCTTCTTTTTGACCGTTCTCTTGGGTTTGGTCTTCGCTTCGTTCTCTTTCTCCTCTTCATTTTGAGCAGTTGCCTTTTTCCTGGTGGTCTTCTTGGCCGGTTTCTCTTTGGACTTTAGGAATGCGGATACCAACTCTGGATAGGCCTGCTCCAACATTTCCAACGGTTCTATGGTAAAGTAAAGTTCTTCAATACCCTTGGGATGCTCCAGTTCAAACTCAGATATCTGGTCGTCGGGAATGAGGCCTTTGAAACTGCCGCTCGGATCGTGCCATCGCAACTCTAGACTGGGCACTCCTTTCACCGTTCGCTTCTTGATGATCTCCAGGGGCTCAATAAGGATCTTTTCCTGTTTAGATTGCTGCACCTGCCACCGTGTCAGGATGGGAAAAAACTTCTGGAAACAGTAGATTTCGGGCCACTGCAAGAGGTGGCCTATCTGCTTAATGAACTTGACAAGATTCGGCTGCCGCcaattcagattcagatttgGAATGGTGGATGGCTCACTAAGAAACTCAGCTATTATCTCCTCGTTGGGAAAAGTGGAATCTACCAAGGCCTTCCGCCTAAGAGCCAACTCTGCTTTAATAGATAGCCGCTGCTCCCtaagaaaaatatcaaataattaATTGTTTTACAATAAAAAGGGTGGACTCACTTCCAAAGGCTTTCGTCGCAGCCTTTATGGGTACGACATACACTGCATCCACTCTTGGTATGGCTCTGGGTCTTCCCTATATGCCCGCAATTGCTGCATATGGACTTGTCGTCCACTCTGATCTCCAGGGCATTGTATTTATTCGTCTCTTGGCGCCAGTTTCGCAATCTAAGAATATATAAGACTGTAAAAGTGTTTAAAGATAAAGTAAGTTAATAATACTTGTCCAGAATCTCCGTTTCCTTGTACTTGTTGAACAATTTGAGGACTCCATCCCTCCCAATGCCTCCGATTCCATCGGGACAATAATCGCAACCACAGAGCAGAGCCATTACAATGATCTTGTGCTGGCCAAAGTCCATGCGAGTGGTGATCTCCCGCATGTCGTAGATGTCCACagctccaccagcagccgcCTGAGCTCCTTGGGTGGACACCGAGAAGTTGCGATAGACTCGCACAGCTCCGTAGGCGAAGCAATCAGAGTCCTGGCTAATGACGCCGTCTACTAGCTGGGTGGGGGATCGATTATTTCATATTAATTCTTAAAGTAAATCCTACTTACACCGTGCTTGTTGAGAAAGGCGCAGTATGCCTCCGCCTCCCCAGGACCTTGGACGCACTGGATGCCCATGGAAAGTAAGAGGTTCTCGCATTGTTTAAGGACATGGTTGAAACGAGTGCGTCCCTTTTCCGCCTTGGGAGCTTGGCTTTGGGTTTGAGAGCCAGCAGTTGCCTCCTTGGGCTTAACGCCCCGAAATTGCAATTCGTTTCTTTTGGCGATCACTTGGCTCTTAAGTTTGGGAGCGACGCCCTCCAAGACAAAGACAGGAGTAACCTGTTCCCAGATTAAGTAGCATGTTCGAAAGAAAAGATTCCTGCAGGGattacaatttaattaaaattagtatgatattttaaagaaaataaaatccaaCTCACTTGAGGTGATGCCTTGgatggacaaaataatcaacAACATTTAGTGATTCGCAGACCCATCCGGCCAGATCGATGGCCACCTTCTTGCCTCGCAGCTCACTAATGGGCTTCCGCTCGCAGTGAGGGGTTAAAACAGTCCATAGCTCCTTAACACccattcaaaataaaataaataatcaaaaGCCGCGAAAAATCGCAAATATTTGAAACCAAGTCTTCTTCTTTCGAAATCAGCAGTCACATCGAACCGGCTAGTCGATAACCGATAACTCCTTTGTTTTGACAGATTCACCTGCCCATAACTGCGAATATCCAGTGGTTAATGGTCTTCCTCTTCCACATCGACGTGTCAGAAGGCAAAGaccacaaaaatacaaaagtaaAAGTTTCCTGCCATTTCGCATATGTATTTGCCCCGCACATAGCCACACAAAATTGATAAGCTGCCAGTAGCCCGTACTCCACCAACACAGGACCCAGCACCACCACACCCACCAGCAAGATGGTTCTCGCGGATTTGGGACGCAAGATAACCACGGCGTTGCACTCACTGAGCAAGGCGACCGTAATCAATGAGGAGGCGCTAAATGCCATGCTTAAGGAGATCTGCGCGGCTCTCCTGGAGGCGGACGTCAATATCCGGCTGGTGAAGCAGCTGCGCGAGAATGTGCGCGCCGTCATCGATTTCGACGAGATGGCCGGTGGCCTGAACAAGCGCCGCATGATCCAGTCCGCTGTTTTCAAGGAGCTCATCAAGCTCGTCGATCCCGGCGTGAAACCCTACCAGCCCATCAAGGGTAAAGCCAACGTCATCATGTTTGTGGGTCTCCAGGGATCCGGAAAGACAACCACGTGCACCAAGCTGGCCTATCACTACCAAAAGCGCAATTGGAAATCGTGCCTTGTGTGCGCCGATACGTTCCGTGCCGGAGCCTACGATCAAATCAAACAAAACGCCACCAAGGCACGCATTCCTTTCTATGGCAGCTATACGGAGATCGATCCCGTGGTTATTGCACAGGAGGGTGTGGATATGTTCAAGCGCGAGGGCTTCGAAATGATCATCGTTGATACATCCGGAAGGCACAAGCAGGAGGAGTCACTCTTCGAGGAGATGTTGGCGGTCGCAAATGCCGTTAATCCGGACAACATTATCTTCGTGATGGACGCCACCATCGGACAAGCTTGCGAGGCTC of the Drosophila ananassae strain 14024-0371.13 chromosome 2R, ASM1763931v2, whole genome shotgun sequence genome contains:
- the LOC6506606 gene encoding ganglioside-induced differentiation-associated protein 1 isoform X1; its protein translation is MSDQTKKIAPLPPTLEDFKAPVLPDNKIVLFFHPYNFYSQKILLILYEKKIDFFPYVLDLYNGEQYSSWFLNLNPKGDVPVIQDGAFVIPNSAHIVNYLESKFRGEKYPSLKPPHNSREYDDVMLYEHAVSRLPVGALSLGSFIHDDLKLTPKAPFIGPIRQSCLKNNEKVIELLRQSLEEAANKTALRQKLDIQIRRRDLVTDRTEFQRVLDAVRKFLLYVEQELSAQAPKTEWLLGDDITLADITLGLLLHRLYQLGFENYYWTFGKLPGVEAYFLRFRQRESYHRLQPSNYAILREMWVRTPGNYKLGAGAGFLGMAMFAAFAHK
- the LOC6506606 gene encoding ganglioside-induced differentiation-associated protein 1 isoform X2 — encoded protein: MSDQTKKIAPLPPTLEDFKAPVLPDNKIVLFFHPYNFYSQKILLILYEKKIDFFPYVLDLYNGEQYSSWFLNLNPKGDVPVIQDGAFVIPNSAHIVNYLESKFRGEKYPSLKPPHNSREYDDVMLYEHAVSRLPVGALSLGSFIHDDLKLTPKAPFIGPIRQSCLKNNEKVIELLRQSLEEAANKTALRQKLDIQIRRRDLVTDRTEFQRVLDAVRKFLLYVEQELSAQAPKTEWLLGDDITLADITLGLLLHRLYQLGFENYYWTFGKLPGVEAYFLRFRQRESYHRLQPSNYAILREMWVRTPGNYKLGAGAGFLVGHI
- the LOC6493342 gene encoding acyl-coenzyme A diphosphatase FITM2, which produces MATKRRPLRPNLGGNNSSGPSSGSNMNFRPGGPDITRAEARGTRPTAAPTSIREILVMGVIHLCKKTIFFNTDLKVALYLGSLFVISVIGDFVPFPKTYFARSDNLFNMYFVKVGWGWTLLFAVPFLVLSAYTITCGDHKKMLRHHFPRIVIATFFWFFWTKLFNIVETSYGRCTVKGFQSKSSCLKAGHLWHGFDISGHAFILIHSSLVLIEEARPIIRWETIKEHIRNEVHNRSSAENSGSNPLRGLNEEQMRSLQFLYKRLTPIIRTLFIGMAALQLLWDIMLVGTMLYYHRMIEKVISGIIAILTWYFTYRFWYPTPGLLPEAPGNGSFSYQREMPSFPFKRPSHLSTGAAASGGPSTSRANLNGKAATAGVPRDQQIPTFMGMPLFTSAKVASAAANLLEQQKRERDQQQQPLDS
- the LOC6506607 gene encoding alanine--tRNA ligase, mitochondrial, yielding MYNSAKQLQRVLTAREIRKTFLDHFTVSHGHKFVRSSPVVPFCDPTVAFVNAGMNQFKSVFLGTAAAPHKRVVNSQKCVRVGGKHNDLSVVGSDGYHHTFFEMLGNWSFGDYFKREACAMALELLRGPYNIDPGRLYVTYFAGDKVLGIPADSECFEIWRSLGFPASRILPFGCKDNFWEMGATGPCGPCTEIHIDHRPDLGSVEQRAKLVNAGRSDLTELWNLVFIQYNRHADGSISQLPAHHVDTGMGFERLTAVLQNKHSNYDTDLFTPIFDGIQQVAKAPVYGGSFPDGANEALLDTNYRILADHARMVTACLADGMLPDQNQKLRRVLRKALNISEHVFAKENLLTQLIPIVVETLGEAYPEMSAKQQAVVDLIQHEQEVYKNLRESSSKAFAEVLTEFPNLDDIDLMECPGFVPAYREFQVQRSKFNNNTIPGDFLYKLTDTYGLTEESFLKLAELENMNCDLERYRAEVSLAKIKAKSIQREEGASLYDLVTEQRIAEAQAKMTKRLTATDNSHKYSYTFDKESSSYEIPPLRTRVMGLLLNDAEVSRTQGSRLQDPTTDTISLVTAASNFYYESGGQQSDGGKILVQNTHQPDQPHLLDVISVKNLNDCVVHVCRLSSPVDAFELAIGDDVELVVDPTQRQLNTCHHTATHLLNAAIRTLFDKVTYQVSSSVTSDQCKLEVGLLGKRIKKSDVQLIEDLINRVICAATPVKVERLCAAEVLQQNDITMVPGEVYPEQGLRLVHVQSPELHLNSKELCCGTHATNTSELSCFCIVNLKQTNRARFSFTAVAGQAAENVLKTAALLRHRVDLLEKQFQTDKITNATEAELQTIRHNMLHTDIKLPYAFKMDTLERISEMLKRIKESSRTTLKEFVEVEMRNLLQEKPHETHPFILHYITSSALVEEIPLQRATKLCQDRPILVISMCDSVVKARCCVPPNCATDKFNASAWLQSFADTFGGQVAAPKGQDPQVVCNMKGRRVNNQFEEQLEQAMARAHSFAQLHL
- the LOC6493341 gene encoding flap endonuclease GEN, whose amino-acid sequence is MGVKELWTVLTPHCERKPISELRGKKVAIDLAGWVCESLNVVDYFVHPRHHLKNLFFRTCYLIWEQVTPVFVLEGVAPKLKSQVIAKRNELQFRGVKPKEATAGSQTQSQAPKAEKGRTRFNHVLKQCENLLLSMGIQCVQGPGEAEAYCAFLNKHGLVDGVISQDSDCFAYGAVRVYRNFSVSTQGAQAAAGGAVDIYDMREITTRMDFGQHKIIVMALLCGCDYCPDGIGGIGRDGVLKLFNKYKETEILDKLRNWRQETNKYNALEIRVDDKSICSNCGHIGKTQSHTKSGCSVCRTHKGCDESLWKEQRLSIKAELALRRKALVDSTFPNEEIIAEFLSEPSTIPNLNLNWRQPNLVKFIKQIGHLLQWPEIYCFQKFFPILTRWQVQQSKQEKILIEPLEIIKKRTVKGVPSLELRWHDPSGSFKGLIPDDQISEFELEHPKGIEELYFTIEPLEMLEQAYPELVSAFLKSKEKPAKKTTRKKATAQNEEEKENEAKTKPKRTVKKKKAPADQNQPLLQQFLSREKCDTPVKSSAPQRQQCSTPITKFLPSDLESDCDAGEFDMSDIVNGIISNPNARPVLTRHEGHQLHYEPMADDLSLRLAQLSLKHEEELSDKEKKRDLSQMEELPKSKRFSMEDSFDLLVKGEFQKIPYPPQAVRTPVERFKQQHRLSGRVPSPVKPLPNMSYFFNQSSENADAFEQLMNDSLLPQDREEEGENKDEDDVVVISD